In Anopheles bellator chromosome 2, idAnoBellAS_SP24_06.2, whole genome shotgun sequence, the genomic stretch TTTTGGTCTGGCGCAAAGCAACGGATCAGAGTTTCGTAGACCAGCATAAGTTCTCCTCGAGCAACCTCATTGGCCAACTGGTTGAAGAAGGTCTTCGTGAAGCTGGCTTTGTTATCCTTCTCGTTGCTTGTCTTTCCCACAATGGTCGGCTTCGGTCCCTTCCGCTTTTGCTCTTCGAGGTACGTTTGGTGTTGCTTTAGGAAGAGCTTCTCGTCACGATTTTTGTTCTTTaagaatcgatcgattatttGTAACTGTAAAACGCAAACCAGTAACGCCAGCACGTGGGCCACATTGGCAGCATCACAGTTCTTTGCCCAGTAGATGATGCTAAGAAAGTAAAGAGTCAAGTTCGGGGGAAGGCTTTGAATTTCTCGGAACAGCTCCGTGCACTTGGCGATTCCGCACTCTTCGAACAGATGCTTcataatgatgatgttttttgTCTGCGATTCAGGGTCGAAAGCTAGACCCTTGGGAAGCTGAATACTCTCGAACGGGATATAGTGCACACTGGCAACTCGTACCTTTCGGGACATATATCTAAAACTCGTTGGTGTCGGCTTTGGGTGGGCCGATGATAGCAACGCGAAAATCATGCGCAAAATTGGATAGCTCACGGTGTTGCTATCAGGTTTGTTAAAGTCCTCCACTTGGGGAGAATTTACGTACAACTGCGAATGGTAAAGATCAGCAAAAAAACGCGGAACGTATGCAGCACGATACAACTCCCGAAACCAGGTGGGCCATTCCGCATCGGTATATCGCCTACGACGGCAACCCAACTCTTCTTGCGGTGCGGTTTCCTCTGTCTCGCTAGACTCTGACGCCACGTTACTGTGGCGATTTGCTTCCGAATCGAAATTTTCTTCGTCGTTGTTTGAAAGGTTCCCATCTTCCGGTTCATCATCGGATGCTGTGTCGTTGTTTGTAAGGTTAACATCTTCCGGTTCATCATCGGATGCTGTTTCGTTTACCACTAACTGTTCCTCCACTTCTTCCGCAAGTGAATCGTTcaaattttgttcgatttcacTTTCCAGCTGTGCCTCATCAACGGTCTTTTCATCGCTAAATCCAAAATATTCATACGATACACACTCTTCGCAATTGTACCCTCGCATGGCGGTTAGCATCTGGCGGAAGATACGCTGCTTGTTTTTCTGCCTAATCTGGTTGACTATGGCGCGGATTGCGGACTGCAGCGTGTGTCTCTGTAACCACCGCAGGATGACCTTGATCCGCCGTTGCTGATGGTTGATCTTGCGATTTACTCGTCCGCACTTGATGCTACTATAGAACCGTGTTAGCACCTTCCTCTCGATGTAGTCATTGCCCAACAGCACCGCAAACAACGGAATCATCTCCTGATTCAAACGCTCATTGGGGCCGGTTAGATTGTCGATGGTGTAAAGACAGCAATCTAAATAGTCATACGTTACTGTACCATCCCCCAGGATAGCTGTGTCGTCGCCACATTGTGCCACAAATTTAACCTCATGCCGCGTACCCAGCTTCGTCCGGTCGACGGTTGCAATCTGAAAGTTTTCACCCTTCTGGTCGCTCACCTTGCGGAAGATCTTGTGCGACAGCGTAACGTATGGAATGTAGCGCACGTTGTGGATGTAGAAATCCGAGTCATAGCTCATCACCGGGCAGTTGAGTTTGCGCGCCAAAATAGCCACCTCGTCATCCGCCTCGAACGAACACCGCATAAATCGCACTTCTGCCGCCCGGAGAGCATCGATAAACACCTCGCGCATCATCAACGGAAACGAGATGCGTGCCGCTTCGAGCGAAAGACTACGAATACCGTGAATCTTTCCTATCATCCGCTCGCGAACGGTGGGAATTTTGCGTGCCTCGTACCCACCGTCCAGCAGCACGTACGGGACCACGTTGCAAGCTTTGAGCATTtcgaaaaaatcgaacaccACTCGGTAGTAGCTGTCGTAGTTCCCACCGAACGACGAACATTTTAGGGTGGACTTTTTGAAAAGCTGCACGCACAGGTTGTCGCCGTCGATGACCAAGGCCGTATCGTGTAGCTCGTGCGGCTTCAGGTACACCTCAGCGTTGGTTCCA encodes the following:
- the LOC131211556 gene encoding protein asteroid, coding for MGVRGLTTFIGTNAEVYLKPHELHDTALVIDGDNLCVQLFKKSTLKCSSFGGNYDSYYRVVFDFFEMLKACNVVPYVLLDGGYEARKIPTVRERMIGKIHGIRSLSLEAARISFPLMMREVFIDALRAAEVRFMRCSFEADDEVAILARKLNCPVMSYDSDFYIHNVRYIPYVTLSHKIFRKVSDQKGENFQIATVDRTKLGTRHEVKFVAQCGDDTAILGDGTVTYDYLDCCLYTIDNLTGPNERLNQEMIPLFAVLLGNDYIERKVLTRFYSSIKCGRVNRKINHQQRRIKVILRWLQRHTLQSAIRAIVNQIRQKNKQRIFRQMLTAMRGYNCEECVSYEYFGFSDEKTVDEAQLESEIEQNLNDSLAEEVEEQLVVNETASDDEPEDVNLTNNDTASDDEPEDGNLSNNDEENFDSEANRHSNVASESSETEETAPQEELGCRRRRYTDAEWPTWFRELYRAAYVPRFFADLYHSQLYVNSPQVEDFNKPDSNTVSYPILRMIFALLSSAHPKPTPTSFRYMSRKVRVASVHYIPFESIQLPKGLAFDPESQTKNIIIMKHLFEECGIAKCTELFREIQSLPPNLTLYFLSIIYWAKNCDAANVAHVLALLVCVLQLQIIDRFLKNKNRDEKLFLKQHQTYLEEQKRKGPKPTIVGKTSNEKDNKASFTKTFFNQLANEVARGELMLVYETLIRCFAPDQKLNRKNTSIDRATLHCLAEFQSVCFNFYSLVPLLDFPFDNVRMHELYNGCFVYSLYEMIKSRPDPYDYVLTTKLLRFSPALSEALKRMMELVVRYVPELKDRKRSVRGKAKSAAASGRNVGDKRSKKSQTPRQGNDCAIPDNQSESDNGDFVDVNNKFTQLLLAN